A portion of the Sphingorhabdus pulchriflava genome contains these proteins:
- a CDS encoding HpcH/HpaI aldolase/citrate lyase family protein codes for MTALPLRSMLFIPGDSEKKIAKVADCGADAVIFDLEDSVAIENKALARELIAAYLKQTPRGARPLQYWVRVNPFDTGLTLDDLAAITGGAPDGIVQPKTNDPEDVRQLSHYLDAFEVAHGIEPGSIKILPVATETAAAPFSLGEFAYAGLERLVGLTWGAEDLAAAVGASTNKDANGEWTFTYKMARSLCLLAAHAAGVEAIDTLYVDFRDDDGLRASSREARAEGFTGRLCIHPAQVAGVNESFMPSADEIGHAQRVIDAFAANPGAGTVGLDGKMVDIPHKKQAERILAQATAFGAI; via the coding sequence ATGACGGCACTTCCACTGCGTTCAATGTTGTTCATCCCGGGGGACAGCGAAAAGAAAATCGCCAAAGTTGCTGATTGCGGTGCCGATGCGGTGATATTCGATCTTGAAGATTCCGTAGCGATAGAAAACAAGGCTTTGGCGCGCGAACTAATCGCTGCTTATCTAAAGCAAACACCGCGCGGTGCTCGGCCCCTACAATATTGGGTGCGGGTCAATCCGTTCGACACGGGGCTAACGCTGGATGATCTTGCGGCCATCACTGGCGGAGCGCCCGATGGCATCGTGCAGCCCAAGACCAATGACCCTGAAGATGTCCGGCAACTCTCGCACTATCTCGACGCGTTCGAAGTTGCGCATGGAATAGAGCCCGGTTCGATCAAGATACTGCCCGTTGCCACTGAAACGGCAGCGGCGCCATTTTCGCTCGGCGAGTTTGCATATGCGGGGCTGGAGCGGCTGGTAGGGCTGACATGGGGGGCTGAAGACCTTGCTGCGGCTGTAGGTGCCAGCACCAACAAGGATGCCAATGGCGAATGGACATTCACCTATAAAATGGCGCGCTCGCTCTGCTTGCTCGCAGCGCATGCCGCCGGGGTCGAGGCCATCGACACCCTCTATGTTGATTTCCGAGATGATGATGGGCTGCGCGCCTCGTCACGTGAGGCAAGGGCAGAGGGCTTTACTGGTCGCCTGTGCATTCACCCTGCTCAAGTGGCCGGGGTGAATGAGAGCTTTATGCCATCTGCAGACGAAATCGGCCATGCACAACGCGTGATCGATGCGTTCGCAGCCAATCCTGGCGCAGGTACAGTGGGTTTGGACGGCAAGATGGTTGATATTCCGCACAAAAAGCAGGCGGAACGAATTTTGGCGCAGGCCACAGCCTTTGGCGCAATTTGA
- the cysD gene encoding sulfate adenylyltransferase subunit CysD, producing MTRKLTHLERLEAEAIHIMREVVAEAEKPVMLYSVGKDSAVMLHLARKAFYPSPPPFPLLHVDTTWKFQEMYKLRDRMAQESGMELLVYQNPEAKARGINPFDHGPLHTDMWKTEGLKQALDKYGFDAAFGGARRDEEKSRAKERIFSFRTASHGWDPKNQRPELWNLYNARKSKGESIRVFPISNWTELDIWQYIHLNDIPIVPLYFSAKRPTVERDGLLLMVDDDRFPLREGEVPVERSIRFRTLGCYPLTGAVESEATTLSEVIQEMLLTTTSERQGRIIDKDGGDASMEKKKQEGYF from the coding sequence ATGACGCGCAAATTGACTCATTTGGAACGGCTTGAAGCTGAGGCAATCCACATCATGCGGGAGGTGGTTGCCGAAGCTGAGAAGCCGGTTATGCTCTATTCTGTTGGCAAGGACAGTGCCGTGATGCTGCATCTCGCCCGGAAAGCATTCTATCCTTCACCGCCGCCTTTTCCGTTGCTGCATGTCGACACCACCTGGAAGTTTCAGGAGATGTACAAGCTTCGCGACCGGATGGCGCAGGAGAGTGGCATGGAGCTGCTGGTTTATCAGAACCCCGAGGCGAAAGCGCGAGGGATCAACCCGTTCGACCACGGCCCGCTCCACACAGATATGTGGAAGACAGAGGGACTAAAGCAGGCTCTCGACAAATATGGCTTTGATGCCGCATTTGGCGGTGCACGTCGGGACGAAGAAAAAAGCCGTGCCAAGGAACGCATATTCTCTTTCCGTACAGCGAGCCATGGCTGGGACCCGAAGAATCAGCGGCCTGAATTGTGGAACCTCTACAACGCCCGCAAATCGAAGGGTGAGAGTATCAGGGTTTTTCCGATCTCGAATTGGACCGAACTGGATATCTGGCAATATATCCATCTGAACGACATCCCGATCGTACCGCTTTATTTCAGCGCCAAACGTCCGACTGTGGAGCGTGACGGATTGTTACTGATGGTCGACGATGACCGTTTCCCGTTGCGCGAAGGCGAAGTGCCGGTTGAACGCTCAATCCGGTTTCGGACGTTGGGCTGCTATCCACTGACCGGGGCTGTCGAGAGTGAGGCGACGACACTTTCGGAAGTGATACAGGAAATGCTCCTGACCACTACCAGTGAGCGCCAAGGCCGCATCATCGACAAGGATGGTGGCGATGCGTCAATGGAAAAGAAGAAGCAGGAGGGGTATTTCTGA
- the cysN gene encoding sulfate adenylyltransferase subunit CysN — MSAPNTTIDAIYKTDALIAEDIDAYLETHQHKSLLRFITCGSVDDGKSTLIGRLLYDSKMIFEDQLEALQSDSKRVGTQGQDIDFALLVDGLAAEREQGITIDVAYRFFATEKRKFIVADCPGHEQYTRNMVTGASTADLAVILIDARKGVLVQTRRHSYLAKLIGIKNIVLAVNKMDLIGYSQATYEAIVADYMSFAASIGIDHFTAIPISGFKGDNITANSPNTPWYHGAPLIEHLETVEIDLVSDQAKPLRMPVQWVNRPNLDFRGFSGLIATGSVKPGDAIRVLPSGKTSTVSKIVTLDKELDEAVAGQSVTICFADEIDCSRGDVIAAADAPPEVSNQFESTIVWLDDDPLHVGRAYWLKLGTQLVSATVQEPKYTVNVNTMEHLAAKTLELNAIGVVELATDKPIVFEAYADNRALGGFILIDKITNRTVGAGMLHFSLRRAQNVHWQPTDITREAHAGLKNQKPCVLWFTGLSGSGKSTIANEVEKQLNLMNRHTFLLDGDNVRHGLNKDLGFTEADRIENIRRVGEVAKLMADAGLIVLTAFISPFRAEREMVRKMLPEGEFIEIFVDTPLEVAEARDVKGLYKKARSGALKNFTGIDSPYEAPENPEIRVNTVEMTVQEAAEHIIKQILPLK, encoded by the coding sequence ATGTCCGCTCCGAACACAACTATCGACGCGATCTATAAGACCGATGCTTTGATTGCAGAGGATATCGACGCTTATCTGGAAACGCACCAGCATAAGAGTTTGTTGCGATTCATTACCTGCGGATCGGTTGATGACGGCAAATCAACGCTGATCGGGCGGTTGCTTTATGACAGCAAGATGATTTTCGAGGATCAACTTGAAGCGCTGCAGTCGGACAGCAAGCGTGTCGGCACACAGGGGCAGGATATCGACTTCGCATTGTTGGTAGATGGCCTTGCAGCTGAGCGAGAGCAGGGCATCACAATTGATGTTGCCTATCGCTTCTTTGCTACTGAAAAACGCAAGTTCATTGTCGCCGATTGCCCAGGGCATGAGCAATATACCCGCAATATGGTGACCGGGGCTTCAACCGCCGACTTGGCCGTCATTTTGATCGATGCGCGCAAAGGCGTGTTGGTTCAAACGCGGCGGCACAGCTATCTTGCGAAGTTAATTGGCATCAAGAATATCGTCCTGGCAGTTAATAAGATGGACCTGATCGGCTACAGCCAGGCCACCTATGAAGCCATCGTTGCGGACTATATGTCCTTTGCAGCCTCAATCGGCATTGACCATTTCACGGCAATTCCGATTTCAGGTTTCAAGGGCGACAATATCACGGCGAATTCGCCAAACACGCCCTGGTATCACGGCGCACCTTTGATCGAGCATCTGGAAACAGTCGAAATCGATCTTGTGAGCGATCAAGCCAAGCCGCTGCGTATGCCGGTGCAATGGGTCAATCGACCAAATCTGGATTTTCGAGGATTTTCGGGCCTGATCGCAACCGGTTCAGTTAAACCGGGGGATGCGATCCGTGTGTTACCGTCCGGAAAGACCTCGACGGTATCAAAGATTGTAACTCTTGACAAAGAACTCGACGAAGCGGTTGCTGGTCAATCGGTCACTATCTGCTTTGCAGACGAGATCGACTGCTCGCGTGGCGATGTGATTGCTGCCGCTGACGCCCCGCCTGAAGTATCGAACCAGTTTGAAAGCACAATTGTCTGGCTCGATGATGATCCGTTGCATGTCGGACGGGCCTATTGGCTGAAGCTGGGGACGCAATTGGTTTCGGCTACCGTTCAAGAGCCGAAATATACCGTCAACGTCAATACCATGGAGCATTTGGCGGCCAAGACGCTGGAATTGAACGCCATTGGTGTGGTGGAACTGGCGACCGATAAACCTATCGTGTTTGAAGCCTATGCTGACAATCGTGCGCTGGGTGGCTTCATTCTGATCGACAAGATCACCAATCGAACCGTCGGCGCCGGTATGTTGCACTTCTCCTTGCGCCGCGCACAAAATGTGCACTGGCAACCAACCGACATCACCCGGGAAGCGCATGCAGGTTTGAAGAACCAGAAACCCTGTGTCTTATGGTTCACAGGTCTGTCTGGTTCCGGCAAGTCGACTATCGCCAACGAAGTTGAAAAGCAGCTCAACCTGATGAACCGGCACACATTCCTGCTCGACGGCGATAATGTGCGGCACGGCTTGAACAAGGATCTGGGCTTTACCGAAGCCGACCGTATCGAAAACATCCGCCGCGTGGGCGAGGTCGCCAAGCTGATGGCTGATGCAGGCCTGATCGTCCTGACAGCCTTTATCTCGCCATTCCGCGCAGAACGTGAGATGGTAAGGAAGATGCTGCCCGAAGGCGAGTTTATCGAGATATTTGTCGATACGCCCTTGGAGGTGGCCGAGGCACGCGACGTGAAGGGTCTCTATAAAAAGGCGCGAAGCGGCGCTCTAAAGAACTTCACCGGCATTGATAGCCCGTACGAGGCACCTGAAAATCCGGAAATTCGAGTCAACACAGTTGAAATGACCGTGCAAGAAGCGGCAGAACATATCATCAAACAGATATTGCCTTTGAAATGA
- a CDS encoding acyl-CoA dehydrogenase family protein has product MTHDYTAIREEVAKLCAGYPGEYWRAKDKDRAYPSEFVTALGAAGYLAALIPEEYGGAGLPLSAAAAILEEVQKQGCNGGAVHAQMYIMGTVLRHGSEEQKQRYLPKIATGELRLQAFGVTEPTSGTDTLSLKTVAKKDGDRYIVNGQKIWTSRAEHSDLMLLLARTTPREEAASRTEGLSVFLVDMKEALAAGTLTINPIDTMMNHATTAVFFDNMEVPAANLIGEEGKGFRYILSGMNAERLLIAAECIGDAKWFIEKATAYAKERVLFGRPIGQNQGVQFPIARAYAQMRAADLLVQEGIRKYEAGENCGEEANMAKMLAAEASWAAGEACVQTHGGFGFAAEYDVERKFRETRLYQVAPISTNMILSFVAEHVLGLPRSY; this is encoded by the coding sequence GTGACCCACGATTACACCGCCATCCGCGAAGAAGTTGCCAAGCTGTGCGCGGGGTATCCCGGCGAATATTGGCGTGCGAAGGATAAGGATCGCGCCTATCCATCCGAGTTTGTGACAGCCTTGGGCGCAGCAGGCTATCTCGCCGCCCTGATCCCGGAAGAATATGGCGGTGCTGGCCTGCCGCTATCGGCGGCAGCAGCGATCCTTGAAGAAGTCCAGAAGCAGGGCTGCAACGGCGGCGCGGTGCATGCGCAAATGTATATCATGGGCACGGTGCTACGTCATGGCAGCGAGGAGCAGAAGCAGCGTTACCTGCCCAAGATCGCAACCGGCGAACTGCGCCTGCAGGCCTTTGGCGTGACCGAACCGACCAGCGGCACCGATACGCTGAGCCTCAAGACCGTCGCCAAAAAGGATGGCGACCGTTACATCGTCAACGGCCAGAAAATCTGGACGAGCCGCGCCGAGCATTCGGACCTAATGCTCCTCCTCGCCCGCACCACGCCGCGCGAAGAGGCAGCGAGCCGCACCGAGGGGCTTTCGGTCTTTCTGGTGGACATGAAGGAAGCGCTGGCGGCAGGCACGCTCACCATCAATCCCATCGACACGATGATGAACCACGCGACCACCGCCGTATTCTTCGACAATATGGAGGTGCCCGCCGCCAATCTGATTGGCGAGGAGGGCAAGGGCTTCCGCTACATCCTATCAGGCATGAATGCCGAGCGTCTGCTGATCGCGGCTGAATGTATCGGCGATGCCAAATGGTTCATCGAAAAGGCGACCGCTTACGCCAAGGAGCGGGTGTTGTTCGGTCGGCCCATCGGCCAGAACCAGGGCGTCCAGTTCCCCATCGCCCGCGCTTATGCGCAGATGCGCGCCGCCGACCTGCTCGTGCAGGAAGGCATCCGCAAATATGAGGCAGGCGAGAATTGCGGCGAGGAAGCCAATATGGCGAAGATGCTCGCCGCTGAAGCCAGTTGGGCGGCGGGCGAAGCCTGTGTGCAGACGCATGGCGGGTTCGGATTTGCCGCCGAATATGATGTCGAACGCAAGTTCCGCGAAACGCGGCTCTATCAAGTCGCACCAATCAGCACGAACATGATCCTCTCCTTCGTTGCCGAGCATGTCCTCGGCCTGCCGAGGAGTTACTGA
- a CDS encoding NAD(P)/FAD-dependent oxidoreductase, which translates to MEKFDVVIVGAGHGGASAAIALRQSGFAGSIALVGREAEIPYERPPLSKEYMAGEKEFERICIRPRAFWEEKQVALKLGIAVISIDSAAQQLTLDNGKKLIYGDLIWATGGDPRTLSCPGAELAGVHSVRNRADADAIMGQLPDVEQVVVIGGGYIGLEAAAVLTKLGKKVVLLEALPRVLARVAGEDLSSFYEAEHRAHGVDLRTNVGVSAIDGLEGKVTAVRLEDGSSIPAQMVIVGIGIVPAVEPLIAAGAEGGNGVNVDAHCRTSLPHVYAIGDCAAHANGFAEGATIRLESVQNANDQASIAAKAICGDLHAYAATPWFWSNQYDLKLQTVGLSTGHDQSVLRGDPATRSFSIVYLKAGKVVALDCVNMVKDYVQGRKLVEAGAKIDPALLSDAATPLKELLPA; encoded by the coding sequence GTGGAAAAATTTGATGTCGTGATTGTGGGTGCGGGACATGGCGGTGCTTCCGCTGCCATTGCGCTGCGCCAGTCTGGCTTTGCAGGCAGCATTGCCCTTGTCGGACGCGAAGCTGAAATCCCTTATGAGCGGCCGCCTCTGTCCAAGGAGTATATGGCGGGAGAAAAGGAGTTCGAACGCATCTGCATTCGTCCGCGGGCGTTCTGGGAGGAAAAACAGGTTGCGCTGAAGCTTGGGATCGCGGTGATTTCTATCGATTCGGCTGCGCAACAACTGACCTTGGATAATGGTAAAAAACTAATCTACGGCGATCTTATTTGGGCGACCGGCGGAGACCCAAGGACACTTAGTTGTCCCGGTGCCGAACTTGCCGGAGTGCATAGCGTGCGCAATCGGGCCGATGCCGATGCGATAATGGGGCAGCTTCCAGACGTCGAGCAGGTGGTGGTCATTGGCGGCGGCTATATCGGGCTGGAGGCTGCGGCAGTTCTGACCAAGTTGGGCAAGAAGGTGGTCTTGCTTGAAGCATTGCCGCGCGTACTTGCCCGCGTCGCAGGTGAAGATCTGTCTTCCTTTTACGAGGCAGAACACCGGGCACATGGGGTAGATCTGCGCACAAACGTTGGCGTCTCCGCGATCGATGGCCTGGAAGGCAAAGTCACGGCTGTTCGGTTAGAGGACGGCAGCTCGATTCCCGCGCAAATGGTGATTGTCGGCATAGGTATCGTTCCTGCCGTCGAACCGCTGATCGCCGCTGGTGCTGAAGGGGGGAACGGCGTCAATGTCGACGCGCATTGCCGAACCAGCCTGCCGCATGTCTATGCGATTGGGGATTGCGCGGCACACGCAAACGGCTTTGCCGAAGGCGCAACGATTCGCCTCGAATCCGTCCAGAATGCCAATGATCAGGCCAGCATCGCGGCCAAAGCGATTTGCGGTGATCTACATGCATATGCGGCAACGCCCTGGTTCTGGTCTAACCAATATGATCTGAAACTACAGACGGTAGGCCTGTCGACCGGCCATGACCAAAGCGTGTTGCGAGGTGATCCTGCCACGCGCAGTTTTTCAATAGTGTATTTGAAGGCTGGTAAAGTTGTCGCTCTCGACTGCGTAAACATGGTCAAAGACTATGTGCAAGGGCGCAAACTGGTTGAGGCTGGCGCAAAGATCGATCCGGCGTTGCTCTCCGATGCAGCTACTCCTCTCAAGGAGTTGCTTCCGGCTTGA
- a CDS encoding polysaccharide biosynthesis/export family protein, protein MIKLTSSLIALVFLSACAGPSALGGSENITVMESSELPAPDRSDLLSESRPYLIGAFDKLIIDVFGIEELSEKEVQTDASGRISFPLAGVIEAAGKTPGEIEEEIESRLRSRYVRDPQVTVNLKETVSQVITVDGQVKKPGLYPVVGKMTLMRAVATAEGTAEFAKLDDVVIFRTVKGQQLAALYNLKAIRRGNYQDPEVFANDVVVVGDSQARRLFKDALQIVPLLTTPLIIALQNNN, encoded by the coding sequence ATGATAAAGCTTACTTCGTCCCTCATTGCATTGGTTTTCTTGTCTGCCTGCGCAGGACCGAGTGCTTTGGGTGGTTCTGAAAATATCACAGTGATGGAATCCAGTGAACTGCCGGCTCCTGACCGCAGCGACCTGTTGTCCGAATCGCGTCCTTATCTGATTGGCGCTTTCGACAAACTGATAATCGACGTTTTTGGCATTGAAGAGCTGAGCGAAAAAGAAGTGCAAACAGATGCCAGCGGCCGCATCTCCTTCCCGCTTGCCGGGGTAATCGAAGCTGCTGGTAAAACCCCCGGCGAAATTGAAGAGGAAATCGAAAGTCGTTTGCGCTCACGCTATGTGCGTGATCCGCAGGTCACAGTGAACCTCAAGGAAACAGTCAGTCAGGTCATTACCGTCGATGGTCAGGTAAAGAAGCCTGGCCTCTATCCGGTGGTTGGCAAAATGACATTGATGCGCGCCGTGGCAACTGCCGAGGGGACTGCCGAGTTCGCGAAACTGGATGACGTTGTGATTTTCCGTACCGTTAAGGGGCAGCAGCTTGCGGCGCTCTATAATTTGAAGGCGATCCGTCGAGGCAATTATCAAGATCCTGAAGTGTTTGCGAATGATGTTGTTGTTGTCGGTGACTCGCAGGCACGCCGTTTGTTCAAGGATGCGCTGCAAATCGTTCCATTGCTGACGACGCCACTGATCATCGCCCTGCAGAACAACAATTAA
- the wecC gene encoding UDP-N-acetyl-D-mannosamine dehydrogenase, whose product MLVDKKPDVCVMGLGYIGLPTAAVIARSGCRVLGVDVHQHVVDTINRGEIHIEEVDLDGLVQGVVQRKLLRASTKVEPADVFVIAVPTPFGENHSPDISYVLSAATSIAAVLKAGDTVIVESTSPVGTTERVKDLIAQLRPDLKVPGVTVETPEIAIAYCPERVLPGKILEELISNDRSIGGITPRCARKALSFYKRFVRGECVTTDARSAEMTKLVENAFRDVNIAFANELSIVADQMGLDVWEVIRLANRHPRVNILQPGPGVGGHCIAVDPWFIVHGAPEHTPLIRTAREVNDGKVDHVIAQATALIEANPDKVVGVLGLAFKANIDDFRESPAKKVAAALGHKYGSRVRVVEPYAAALPREFDGSGAKLTDIDSALLDCQILIPLVDHDAFKAIPLAERSTKLVYDTRGIWPDQPAIEDNIAPLRLVS is encoded by the coding sequence ATGCTTGTCGATAAAAAACCCGATGTGTGTGTGATGGGGCTTGGCTATATCGGCCTCCCTACTGCAGCCGTGATTGCCCGTTCGGGCTGCCGCGTGCTGGGTGTCGACGTGCACCAGCATGTGGTTGACACGATCAACCGCGGCGAAATCCATATCGAGGAAGTCGATCTTGACGGGCTCGTGCAAGGTGTGGTGCAGCGCAAATTGCTGCGCGCGTCAACCAAGGTCGAACCGGCTGACGTCTTTGTGATTGCGGTTCCGACCCCTTTTGGCGAAAACCATTCACCTGACATCAGCTATGTCCTGTCAGCTGCCACCAGTATTGCAGCGGTTCTCAAGGCTGGTGATACGGTGATTGTGGAATCGACTTCGCCAGTTGGCACTACCGAACGTGTGAAAGACCTGATTGCGCAGCTGCGGCCTGACCTGAAAGTGCCCGGCGTTACGGTCGAAACGCCGGAAATCGCGATCGCTTATTGTCCCGAACGCGTGCTGCCCGGGAAAATCCTCGAAGAGTTGATTTCGAACGACCGTTCGATCGGCGGCATTACGCCGCGCTGTGCGCGCAAGGCATTGTCCTTCTACAAGCGTTTCGTTCGCGGAGAATGTGTTACCACCGATGCCCGTTCGGCGGAAATGACCAAGCTGGTCGAGAACGCCTTTCGCGATGTGAATATCGCCTTTGCCAACGAGCTTTCCATCGTCGCCGACCAGATGGGTCTCGACGTTTGGGAGGTGATCCGCCTTGCCAACCGTCACCCGCGCGTCAACATTTTGCAACCTGGCCCTGGCGTTGGCGGACATTGTATCGCGGTTGACCCTTGGTTCATCGTCCATGGCGCACCGGAGCATACGCCGCTCATCCGGACAGCGCGCGAGGTGAATGATGGCAAGGTGGATCATGTCATTGCGCAAGCAACCGCATTGATCGAAGCGAATCCGGACAAGGTCGTGGGCGTACTGGGCCTGGCGTTCAAGGCAAATATTGATGATTTTCGGGAAAGCCCTGCAAAGAAGGTAGCAGCTGCGCTTGGGCATAAGTATGGCAGCCGCGTACGCGTGGTGGAGCCCTATGCCGCTGCGCTACCTCGGGAATTTGACGGCAGCGGTGCCAAGCTGACCGACATCGACAGCGCGCTGCTCGATTGCCAAATATTGATTCCGCTGGTGGATCATGATGCATTCAAGGCAATTCCACTTGCCGAACGAAGCACCAAGCTCGTTTATGATACCCGCGGCATTTGGCCAGACCAGCCTGCTATCGAAGACAATATTGCCCCACTACGGTTGGTTAGCTGA
- a CDS encoding MaoC family dehydratase, giving the protein MPGVWFDEMYVGQEFDHPIRRTVTETDNVLFTAMTHNPALLHLDEEYMKGTEFGARIVNSAFTLGLMVGISVGDTTLGTAVANLGWDEVRFPKPLFHGDTVNVRSEVIELRESKSRPDAGIVTFLHQAFNQHGDLVASCKRSGLQRKKPVS; this is encoded by the coding sequence ATGCCAGGTGTGTGGTTTGACGAAATGTATGTGGGACAGGAGTTCGATCATCCGATCCGCAGGACGGTGACCGAAACCGACAATGTCCTTTTTACGGCGATGACCCATAATCCAGCGCTGCTTCATTTGGACGAAGAATATATGAAAGGCACCGAATTTGGTGCGCGTATCGTCAACAGCGCTTTTACGCTGGGGTTGATGGTCGGTATTTCGGTTGGCGATACGACGCTGGGTACAGCTGTCGCTAATCTGGGATGGGACGAAGTCCGCTTTCCGAAACCGCTCTTTCACGGAGACACTGTCAATGTAAGGAGCGAAGTGATTGAGCTGCGCGAATCCAAGTCACGGCCCGATGCTGGCATCGTGACCTTCCTGCATCAGGCATTCAACCAGCATGGCGATCTGGTCGCATCGTGCAAACGTTCGGGGCTGCAGCGGAAGAAACCTGTATCATGA
- the wecB gene encoding non-hydrolyzing UDP-N-acetylglucosamine 2-epimerase, with protein MNDKPVVLIIFGTRPEAIKLFPVVHALRARQDVKVRVLVTGQHRQMLDQVLEIGEIAPDHDLNVMAPDQTLDSLTAKLLTGIGAVMDAEKPARVIVQGDTATAMVGALAAYYRKIPVSHVEAGLRSYNIYQPWPEEVNRKIIGTIADQHFAPTDVSAAALRAEAVPGIGIYVTGNTVIDALHWVTAKIETHPELASGLSEYEARFAGKRIIGVTTHRRENFGEGMENIASALEQIAVREDVAIIFPVHLNPNVRKVMDARLGANSNIAMIEPLDYPHFARLLAISHIMLTDSGGVQEEAPALGKPVLVMRDRTERPEGVTAGTAKLVGTDKDRIISEIFTLLDDEAAYSTMARAHNPFGDGKAAIRIAGLVADACR; from the coding sequence ATGAATGACAAACCCGTTGTCCTGATTATTTTTGGCACACGACCGGAAGCGATCAAGCTGTTCCCGGTAGTACACGCCTTACGCGCGCGTCAGGACGTAAAAGTCCGCGTGCTCGTCACCGGTCAACACCGGCAAATGCTGGACCAAGTTTTGGAAATAGGCGAAATCGCCCCCGACCATGATTTGAATGTCATGGCACCCGACCAAACACTCGATAGCCTGACTGCTAAATTGCTGACCGGTATCGGCGCAGTCATGGATGCTGAGAAGCCTGCGCGCGTCATAGTGCAGGGCGATACGGCAACCGCAATGGTGGGCGCTTTGGCCGCCTATTACCGAAAAATTCCGGTCAGCCATGTCGAGGCAGGCCTGCGCAGTTACAATATCTACCAGCCGTGGCCCGAAGAGGTGAACCGCAAGATTATCGGGACAATTGCTGATCAGCATTTTGCACCAACCGATGTTTCGGCAGCCGCCCTGCGCGCCGAAGCGGTGCCTGGGATTGGCATTTACGTGACCGGCAATACCGTCATCGATGCGCTGCATTGGGTGACAGCCAAGATCGAAACGCATCCAGAATTGGCATCCGGCCTTTCCGAATATGAAGCTCGATTTGCGGGAAAACGGATTATTGGCGTCACCACCCATCGCCGCGAAAATTTCGGCGAAGGTATGGAGAATATCGCGTCCGCGCTGGAGCAGATTGCCGTGCGTGAAGATGTAGCGATCATCTTTCCGGTACATTTGAACCCCAATGTCCGCAAAGTCATGGACGCGCGTCTGGGTGCCAATAGCAATATCGCGATGATCGAACCGCTCGACTACCCGCATTTCGCCCGTCTGCTGGCTATCAGTCATATCATGCTGACCGACAGCGGTGGCGTTCAGGAAGAGGCACCCGCACTGGGAAAACCCGTGCTGGTTATGCGCGATAGGACCGAACGCCCAGAAGGCGTCACGGCGGGCACTGCCAAGCTGGTAGGCACCGACAAGGACCGCATCATATCAGAAATATTCACGCTTCTCGACGATGAAGCAGCCTATTCAACCATGGCGCGCGCGCACAATCCTTTTGGGGACGGCAAGGCGGCCATTCGCATAGCAGGACTGGTAGCGGATGCTTGTCGATAA
- a CDS encoding 3'(2'),5'-bisphosphate nucleotidase CysQ: MSDAMNASRTDAELAAHLADVAGKLLLQVRASGALSAKALGNAGDATANQFLCHAIREQRPDDGLLSEEERDNAARLSKSRVWIIDPVDGTREYGEQRSDWAVHVGLSIDGVPTTGAVALPDLDLVLRTDSLIEITTAPPRLRMVVSRTRPAKEAVFVAEELGAELIPMGSAGAKAMAIVRGEADIYLHTGGQYEWDSCAPAAVAAAHGLHVSRVDGSPLLYNQQDVYMPDLLICRKDHAQTVLDILRQG; this comes from the coding sequence ATGAGTGACGCGATGAATGCATCCCGTACCGATGCCGAACTGGCAGCGCATCTGGCAGATGTTGCAGGCAAACTGCTGCTGCAGGTCCGCGCATCCGGGGCACTGTCGGCGAAGGCATTGGGCAATGCCGGAGATGCAACGGCCAACCAGTTTCTGTGCCATGCGATCCGCGAGCAGCGGCCCGATGACGGGCTGTTGTCTGAAGAAGAGCGGGACAATGCAGCGCGCCTTTCGAAGTCACGCGTCTGGATCATCGATCCGGTCGATGGCACGCGCGAATATGGGGAGCAGCGCAGCGATTGGGCCGTGCATGTCGGTTTGAGCATCGACGGTGTCCCTACCACGGGAGCTGTTGCATTGCCGGATCTCGATCTGGTCTTGCGCACCGATTCACTTATCGAAATTACTACAGCTCCCCCAAGGCTGCGCATGGTCGTGAGCCGCACCCGCCCTGCTAAAGAGGCTGTTTTTGTTGCCGAGGAATTAGGTGCCGAACTAATCCCGATGGGTTCGGCCGGTGCGAAGGCCATGGCTATTGTTCGAGGCGAGGCTGACATTTATTTGCACACCGGCGGACAATATGAATGGGACAGTTGCGCGCCAGCGGCTGTGGCTGCGGCCCACGGTTTGCATGTTTCGCGCGTTGATGGCAGCCCGCTTTTGTACAACCAGCAGGATGTATACATGCCTGATTTGCTCATTTGCCGCAAAGACCATGCACAAACCGTTCTGGATATCCTGCGCCAAGGTTGA